The Natrinema saccharevitans genome includes the window GACCGGTTGACAGAAGCGTTCAGTCACTGAGCGGATCTGTAATTCGTCTGAATTATTTCCGAGTTGGCCCATACTTTTGCGGCGAGTACCCTCGCGAGCCACGGCTCCGGAAGTCGACTCGTCGCCTTCTCCCCACGGACTAACACTACTGGACAGCAGTCGATACGCCGCCGGTCGCGAATTCGCAGTCGTTTCCACCGGTGACGACCGCACGCGGCGACCGGCGTCACGTGGTTCTGGCCGGCGGTCGCGAGCCACACGGATCGACTGCCACAGTCCGCATCTCGAGGCGACGGGCCGTGAGCCAGCGGGCGGTTCAGCTGGAGCCGATCGACAGCAGTGGCTGTTCAAAGAGTCAGCACACCTTACGCGAACGCGACGATCCACGGTCGGTCCTCGATACCCGCCGCACGGTCGGCCGCGTTCTCGAGAGCGCGTCGGCACATCGGCCCGTTTCGGCAACCGGCCGATCCCGAGACGGAGCTGATACTCAGTCCAAAGCAGATGAGGGAGGGTAGAAATACCAGATTCATATACAAATACGAAAATATAGATTAGATAAAGTGTAGTAGTCCCTACACCTCATACATAGAGATGGATCCGTGTCTATTATGGCCCAAACGCGCGGGATCCACCGAAAAGAGGAAACTGTTCTCAAAGTAGATTGGATATCATCAGTGAACGATAGCGACTATAGTAGACACGATATAAGGCTATTTTAGACCAATAATCGACGTTCTTGGCGATGAATAGAACGCAGGAGGGCGGTAGTACACGAATCCTGATTAGATTCAGATATAGTCGAATTTCTAGTATGTTCGGGGCGGTCGATGAATCGTCGGAACCGAGTCGGTAGATGCCATCAGTCCCTGCACCGGTCCGGGACCGACACGATGCGGTACGGCGAACGCACGCGGGTATCGCTCGGTGCTGGAGAAACGATCGGTAGCTCCCGTCCGACAGCCGGTTTCGGATCCGCCACGATTCGCCGATTCGGTACTCGCGGATGGCGGTCCTCCCGTCGAACGGGCGGGCCGATGGACCCAGCCGAGGGTTTATACGATATCCCGCGGCCAAGCGGGGTATGTCGGATCAGACCCGACGACCGCGACGAACGGTTCTTCGAACGCTCGGTGCCCTCGGAACGGGGGCGGTCGCCGCAGTGACGACTGCCGGTGCGGCCGACGGCGCTCGCCCCGATACCGATGCGACGCCGGCGCGCGGACGGCCGCCGGTCGCCACGTCGTCGACCGACGATGGAATCGACGGTAACGATCTGTACGTCGGCGTCGTGGATCGAATCGTCGACGGTGACCACGTTGTCCTCCTGCTCGAGGACGGCGAGGCGGTCGTCGACCAGCTCGTGTTGCCGGCCGAGGAGTTCGAGGAGATGACCACCGACGACATCTTCCTGACCGCCGTCGTCGACGACGAGTTACTCGCTTACCGCTCCCTGCCGTCGAAACCGACCGACTGTCACGACGACAGGTTCGACTGCCTCTCGGAGGAGTTGTAGCCGGGCACCGAACGTCAGGGCGGTCCGTTCCGAATACAGTCCGGACGTCTGAACGGTGCCAACGAGCCACAGGCCCGGAATCCGCAAGTCCAAGGCGTAATACTCGGCGGCCCCTCGATCCGAACACGATGGTGGACACAGCGGACGCGTCCGGGATCGGATTGGATCGGCCTGGCACCACCAGCCTGCGCGCCGCCTTCTTCGCCGTCTGGTTCGTCGACCTCGTCGCGACGGTGATCTTTTTCACCGTTCCGTACGCCTACGAACTCAACCCAGTAACGGTCTTCCTCCACGATCTCTTCGGGCTCGCCGGCGTCGTCCTCGCCGCCGTCATCTACGCCGCCGCCGTACTCGTGATCGGCTACGTCCTCTCGAGGCCGTTCGACGTCGTCTTTGTCGTGGCCGTCGTCGGCTGCTATGCTCTCTTCGCGAGCAACAACGTCGTCCTGTTGGTCTCCCGCGAACCGCTGCTCACGCCGTTGATACCGTGATCGGTACGGGCCGGGACGAACCGTCGTTGCTCCGCTTCGGGCCCCGAGATACGGTTTATGTAAGTCAGTACCGGTGGGACCGCGACCGCGCTGCGGTTGCACCGGGACAGCAAACCGGACGAGTCACGGTCGGACTCGGGAAACGCATCCTCCCATCCTGCAGTGTCGCCGCTGGCGGACCGGGGTCAGTGTCGCCGGTCCGGGCAGTCGCTCGACCGTTACACAATCGATTACAGATATATGACTGTATAGTTCGAGTGATCGAGCGGCCGTTTTCGATGGTCACTCGCTCGTCCGCACCTACGCGTGGACGGCGAACTCGGCTCTGGTCGCCGTCGTCGGCCTCGAGTGGACTGTCGGCAACTGGCCCAGTCCGTTGAACGGCGAGGAGTACTCGGACGTATCTCACGCACGCCGATCTACCAGTACGGCATTCGTATCACCGTTTACTCACGTTCGATAGCAAACGGTGACGAATACGCTATGCGTCGACACAATCGTACGTTCCGGCCTCGGGGACGTCGCCGATCACCTCGAGCCCGTCCATTCGGATGAGCCACACCACCTTCGGGTGCGGTCTGGGGCCGTCGTCTCGGTCATCGCGTGTGCCATCCCGCGAGGCGGGGAAAAGCCGGTTCGGTGCTGACGGCGGCTGTCGGCACTTTTCGAAAGTCGAATCCCGTATAGTAGAACGAATAGACTAGAGACCGGGAGAAAGGACGGATCTTCCGGCCACTCGAGGCGGAACGATCGGCCGTGTTCCGGCCAGTGAAACAGAGGTCGGACGGCGGGCTGATGACGAAACGGCACCATCAGCCGTACGCGAGCGTGACTTTGATTTCGCCGGCCTTGTCCCGGAGGCGGGCAGCCAGATCGTCATGAACGTAGGTGTCGGTGAACCGGCTGGTCGGCCCGAAGACGGCCAGGGAGCCGAGGAACTCGTCGTGGGGGGTATAGACGGGAACGGCGATTCCGCGTAGCCCCTCCATGTGTTCCTGTTCGTTCACCGCGTAGCCACGGTCCCGAACCCGCTCGAGTTCGTCGAAGAGCGCGCCGAGATCGGTAATCGTGTTCGACGTGTGTGCCTCGAGGCCGGTCCGCTCGGCGTAGTTCGCGACGGCGTCGTCGTCCCACTCCGCGAGAATCACTTTCCCGGAAGCCATCGAGTGCAACGGGCGGCGCTGGCCGATCATCGAGTTCGAGAGGCTGCCGTAACGGTGGACGTAGACGGCGTCGTCGTCCTCTTCGACGATGAATACCGCGCGTTCGTCGGTCTCTTTGCCGAGTTCGAATACCGCTCGCTTCGCGGCCGTGTATCCCGCCTTCCGGGATCGGGCCTGTTCGCCGAGCTCGACGAACCGGAACCCGACGTAGTAGCGACCATCGCGTTCGATCACGTACCCCAACTCCGTCAGCGTCTGGAGATGGCGGTAGACGGTGCTTTTCGGAAGGGTCGTCCGCTCGGTGAGGTCGGCGATAGTAACGCCTTCCTCGTCTTTGAGTGTCTCGAGGAGTCGGAACGTCTTCCGCGTCGTGGAAACGCCGGCCCCGTCGTCCCCGTCTCGATCCGTGCCCATGTGCGATACTGTTCGGAAGACACAATTAATATTTCGGATACTGGGACGGAGATGCTGGCAAGCGGGACACTCGTTTCCGGAGTCGATGCGGTTCGGTCGAGGGAATCCCAGCCGGAGCGAAACCGGTGGCTATAGTAGCTCTTGAGAGTCAATGCACACCCGATCGCAGGACAGCGTTGTGATCGGTGTGTAAATCGTTTCAAGAGCTACTATAGGACGGTGCGCAAAAGGAGCAGAAGAGAACGAGAGTCGTCGACGCGGCGTTACTGGTAGGCGGAGATACCGGTGAACTCCTCGCCGAGGACGAGCGTGTGGATGTCGTGGGTTCCCTCGTAGGTGTAGACCGTCTCGAGGTTGGACATGTGCCGCATCGGCGAGTAGTCGGTGGTGATGCCGTTGCCGCCGAGCATCTCGCGGGCGATACGGGCCTGATTGCGCGCCATGCGGACGTTGTTTCGCTTCGACATCGAGACGTGCTGTGGCCGCATCTCGCCGCGCTCTTTGAGTTCGGCGAGCCGGTGGGCGAGCAGTTGCGCCAGCGTGATCTGGGTACCCATCTCCGCGAGCTTGCGCTGCTGGAGCTGGAACCGACCGATCGGGCCGCCGAACTGGTCGCGGTCTTTCGCGTACTGGCGGGCCTCCTCGAAGCAGTCGCGGGCGGCCCCGACGGCACCCCAGGCGATGCCGTAGCGGGCCTGCGTGAGACAGGACAGCGGCCCCTTCATGCCCTCGACGCCCGGGAGGACGTTCTCCTCGGGGACGTGGACGTCGTTCAGGCCGATCTCGCCCGTGATCGAGGCCCGCAGCGAGAGCTTGTCGTCGATCTTGTTGGTCGTGACGCCGTCGCGGTCGGTCTCGACGAGGAACCCGCGAACGGGGTCGTCCGCCGCCGACTTGTCGCGCGCCCAGACGACGGCCACGTCGGCGATCGGCGAGTTCGTGATCCAGGTCTTGGAGCCGTTCAAGACGTAGCCGTCACCGTCGCGCTCGGCGCGGGTCTCCATCGCCGACGGGTTCGAGCCGTGTTCGGGTTCGGTCAGGCCGAAGCAACCGATCGCTTCGCCCCGCCCCATCTCCGGCAGCCACTCCTCTTTCTGCTCCTCGCTCCCGTAGGCGTGGATCGGGTACATCACCAGCGCGCCCTGAACCGACGCCATCGAGCGCAATCCCGAGTCGCCGGCCTCGAGTTCCTGCATCAGGAGTCCGTAGGCCGTCTCGGAGACGTTCGGCGAACCGTAGCCCTCGAGATTGGGGGCGTAGAAGCCGAGTTCACCCATCTTCGGGATGAGTTCCTTCGGGAACGTCCCCGCCTCGAAGTGGTCGCCGATGTCGGGCTTGACGTGTTCGTCGACGAACTCCCGGGCCGTGTCCCGGATCATCCGCTCTTCCTGGTCGAGATCTTCCTCGAGCTGAACGAAATCCAGCATACCTAGACCTACGGGAATGGCACAATAGGTATTGCGATACCGCTTGTCACGTGAACGAACGTCGAACAACGGAGAGTCAGCACGTTCGACGGACAGCGGCCCATGGAATCAGCGTACCAAGATCCGCTCGAACGGCTGCTCGTGTTGGCGGCAGCCATGTCGAAGGCGCTGTCAAGAGGGTCAACAGATCGACAACTCCGTCGAACCGAATCAGTGTCTTTTTCGGGATTTAGCTCTCGACCTACACAGTGCGGTAGTTGTTTTGCACACGGGCAAATTACAGACGAAAATGACGGCCCGGTGATTGGCTCATATCGTTATACTTAAGAGCAGATACTATAACGGTGTATACCATGGTAGACGACAGCAACCAAATTGGTAACCGCACGAATCGTCGAACGTTCCTCGCCGCTGGACTCGGCACCACAGCCGCACTCGCGGGCTGTCTCGACTCTCTCGACGAGGGGGTCGGTGGTGGCAGTGGCGATGATTCACAGCTCACGATCGTCACGGCGGAATCGGAAACGGGAACCTACGCGGCCAGTCAGGGGATCGCCGCGACGGTTGACGAGAACGCCGACGATCTCGACGTGGAGGCACAGCCGAGTCAGGGTACCGAAGACAACATCGGTCGACTCGGCCGCGGAGAGGCCGATATCGGGATGATCCAGCATCGATCGGCTCGGAAGATCCTGAACGGCAACGAGCCCTACGGATCCCTCGACTACACCCCTAATCAGATCTTCCACTACAACGACCTCCCGTGGTTGTTCGTGACCAACAACGACTGGACGTCGATCGCCGATATCGAATCCGGTGCCCGGGTGTCCCCGACGCCGGGTGAGTCGGGTACCCGAGAGACGCTTACCGAGGCGCTTGGCACCGTTACCGATGACTACGAGCAGATAAGCGTCAGCTACGGCGAGCAGGCCGGGGCGATGCAGGAGGGCCAACTCGACGTCGGCGTCGTGACGATCTCGAACTTCGACTTCGAGGCCTCCTGGATTCAAGAGATGAAACAGACCGTCGACACCCGTGTCCTCGAGTGGCCCGACGACGCCGTCGACGAACTCGAGAGCAACGCCGGCGTCCCGATGGAGCCGATCGACATGACCCGGGACAGCTTGAGTGGGTACGCACACGCCCCTGACGAGGCGATGGGAGTTAACATTCCGTACAACTTCGTCGTGCGTAACGATCACGAGTACGACTACATCTACAGCTTCCTCGAGACGATGTACGAGTACCGCGAGTCGATGAAAGAAGACCATCCGTACCTCGGGTACTACATGGAGGACGAGTGGTGGACGACGCGGATGTACGACGACTTCCCGTTCCACCCGGCCGCGGCCGACTTCTACGAGGAGAAGGGACTGTGGTCCGACGACTTCGTTCGCGGTGAGGAATAGCGAGAACACACCATGAGTGCTGCTACACCTCGAGATCGGATTCGGGATACCCTCCCGTCGCCGCGTGAACTCAGCGTCGTCGATGTCCTTACCGGACTCATCTATCTCTTCGGCGTCGCGCTGACGGTCCTGACGATCGATTACGCGCGGACGCTT containing:
- a CDS encoding TAXI family TRAP transporter solute-binding subunit, with protein sequence MVDDSNQIGNRTNRRTFLAAGLGTTAALAGCLDSLDEGVGGGSGDDSQLTIVTAESETGTYAASQGIAATVDENADDLDVEAQPSQGTEDNIGRLGRGEADIGMIQHRSARKILNGNEPYGSLDYTPNQIFHYNDLPWLFVTNNDWTSIADIESGARVSPTPGESGTRETLTEALGTVTDDYEQISVSYGEQAGAMQEGQLDVGVVTISNFDFEASWIQEMKQTVDTRVLEWPDDAVDELESNAGVPMEPIDMTRDSLSGYAHAPDEAMGVNIPYNFVVRNDHEYDYIYSFLETMYEYRESMKEDHPYLGYYMEDEWWTTRMYDDFPFHPAAADFYEEKGLWSDDFVRGEE
- a CDS encoding IclR family transcriptional regulator; the encoded protein is MGTDRDGDDGAGVSTTRKTFRLLETLKDEEGVTIADLTERTTLPKSTVYRHLQTLTELGYVIERDGRYYVGFRFVELGEQARSRKAGYTAAKRAVFELGKETDERAVFIVEEDDDAVYVHRYGSLSNSMIGQRRPLHSMASGKVILAEWDDDAVANYAERTGLEAHTSNTITDLGALFDELERVRDRGYAVNEQEHMEGLRGIAVPVYTPHDEFLGSLAVFGPTSRFTDTYVHDDLAARLRDKAGEIKVTLAYG
- a CDS encoding acyl-CoA dehydrogenase family protein, whose product is MLDFVQLEEDLDQEERMIRDTAREFVDEHVKPDIGDHFEAGTFPKELIPKMGELGFYAPNLEGYGSPNVSETAYGLLMQELEAGDSGLRSMASVQGALVMYPIHAYGSEEQKEEWLPEMGRGEAIGCFGLTEPEHGSNPSAMETRAERDGDGYVLNGSKTWITNSPIADVAVVWARDKSAADDPVRGFLVETDRDGVTTNKIDDKLSLRASITGEIGLNDVHVPEENVLPGVEGMKGPLSCLTQARYGIAWGAVGAARDCFEEARQYAKDRDQFGGPIGRFQLQQRKLAEMGTQITLAQLLAHRLAELKERGEMRPQHVSMSKRNNVRMARNQARIAREMLGGNGITTDYSPMRHMSNLETVYTYEGTHDIHTLVLGEEFTGISAYQ